A stretch of DNA from Methanosarcinales archaeon:
TGCTATTATGATTATTTTGAGGTTTTGTTATGTATTGTATGACTTTATTCAGAATCCTTTTCACCCACCAGTTACACTCTCAGAGGAGGCTGTAAGTCATGTAATGACAGGTCTGATACTGTTAGAACTATTGACACTAACTATAAGATTTTTAATAGAAGATTCATTAGATCCGAATTTAATTATTATCACTGTTTTAACAGCAGTTGGAAGAGAGATAATTGTTATAAATTTCAAAGAAGCTGACGCATTAAAAATTATTGCTATGGGATTTATTTTTGCCATAACAATCTTTGGATTATATATTTTAAATAAATCTACAATACCTGAAGGAGAAAACTAATAATATTTTCATCTTATAAATCATTATGCTGCGTTATGGTGTAATAAATTTAAACACTTAACAGACTTTGAAATGTATGCTTTTATCCGTCGTTTTATAGTATCCCTCCCCCTTCCAAACAACGCCACCCATCCCCCCTAACCCTCCTTTATTACCCATCCCGCCTGACTACCCCCCATGCCAGACCAATCCACATCTTATATTCCGCAGGTAAATTTTGAAAACAAATCTTTTTTTTAAACATTGATTAATGCCGGATGATTGTGGTTTTCGAATTTTTTTATAGAAATGGTTAGGAAAAATGCATATCTATTTTCTGCCGAAGTTGGCAAATCGTATATTAAAAACATGTCTTATATATATA
This window harbors:
- a CDS encoding phosphate-starvation-inducible PsiE family protein — its product is MSVREEILLKIIDIPIKIIAIVIAIMIILRFCYVLYDFIQNPFHPPVTLSEEAVSHVMTGLILLELLTLTIRFLIEDSLDPNLIIITVLTAVGREIIVINFKEADALKIIAMGFIFAITIFGLYILNKSTIPEGEN